The Desulfuromonadales bacterium genome includes a region encoding these proteins:
- a CDS encoding complex I subunit 1 family protein has product MIQDLVIYLLYMGYAIGFMLGLATLFTWVERKQSAVMADRIGANRCYIRLPFTDVKLVAWGLFHGIADGAKMLLKENFTPLTHDRFCYNLAPWLAAAPVLLVFCVVPFGGTLTPGNLLPPLHDFFGDRSYAMQVARLDAGILIVLSLSGIGILGTMLAGWSSNNKFSLMGAARAASQMISYEVSMGLALISLVVTYGTLDLNEMVRWQSGLLFGALPAWGLFTQPLAFMLFLTAAIAENKRVPFDLPECESELVAGYFTEYTAMKMGLFMLSEFIEIVVISALLVTLFLGGYNLPYLTDSGFVFPGGARWALPHLAVVLLQAGTFLGKVFLAGCFMIQIRWSLPRFRYDQLMDFGWKFLLPLATLNLVATACVQWFTLKG; this is encoded by the coding sequence ATGATACAGGACCTGGTCATCTACCTGCTGTACATGGGGTACGCCATCGGCTTCATGCTGGGTCTGGCAACCCTCTTCACCTGGGTGGAGCGCAAGCAGTCCGCCGTCATGGCCGACCGGATCGGCGCCAACCGCTGCTACATCCGCCTTCCCTTCACCGATGTCAAGCTGGTAGCCTGGGGGCTCTTCCACGGCATCGCCGACGGCGCCAAGATGCTGCTCAAGGAGAACTTCACGCCGCTCACCCATGACCGCTTCTGCTACAACCTGGCCCCCTGGCTGGCGGCTGCCCCGGTGCTGCTGGTTTTCTGCGTGGTCCCCTTCGGCGGGACCCTGACGCCTGGAAACCTGCTTCCTCCGCTCCATGATTTCTTCGGCGACCGCAGCTACGCCATGCAGGTGGCCCGGCTGGATGCCGGCATCCTGATCGTCCTTTCCCTTTCCGGCATCGGTATCCTGGGAACCATGCTCGCCGGCTGGTCCTCCAACAACAAGTTCTCCCTCATGGGCGCCGCCCGGGCTGCTTCCCAGATGATCTCCTACGAGGTCTCCATGGGGCTGGCGCTGATCAGCCTGGTGGTGACCTACGGCACCCTCGATCTGAACGAGATGGTGCGCTGGCAGTCGGGTCTTTTGTTCGGCGCACTGCCGGCCTGGGGCCTTTTCACGCAGCCGCTGGCCTTCATGCTGTTTTTAACCGCGGCCATCGCGGAGAACAAGAGGGTTCCCTTCGACCTGCCGGAGTGCGAATCGGAGCTGGTGGCAGGGTATTTCACCGAGTACACCGCCATGAAGATGGGCCTGTTCATGCTCAGCGAGTTCATCGAGATCGTGGTGATCTCGGCCCTCCTGGTGACCCTCTTCCTGGGCGGCTACAACCTCCCGTACCTGACCGACAGCGGCTTCGTCTTTCCGGGTGGCGCGAGATGGGCGCTGCCGCACCTGGCGGTGGTGCTCCTGCAGGCGGGCACCTTTCTCGGCAAGGTCTTCCTGGCCGGCTGCTTCATGATCCAGATCCGCTGGTCCCTGCCTCGATTCCGTTACGACCAGTTGATGGATTTTGGGTGGAAGTTCCTGCTGCCACTGGCCACCCTGAATCTGGTGGCGACGGCCTGCGTGCAATGGTTCACCCTGAAAGGATAG
- a CDS encoding 4Fe-4S binding protein, translating to MKRDYWNKPTMGLWERLYIFEVIRGLCITGGVFFGNMWKWLTGRRGALTACYPEEIRSDYSPANRGRHLLTQRAGGGVQCVSCHMCATVCPAYAIEILSAANLDDPMHPKSPERFEIDYSRCIFCGFCVEACPEDALRMAAEVPDFPGFDRDDMRGRLDLLLHWRPASDPAKAYAATPAATLEVHS from the coding sequence ATGAAGAGGGATTACTGGAACAAGCCGACCATGGGGCTCTGGGAGCGCCTCTACATTTTCGAGGTGATCCGGGGTCTCTGCATCACGGGGGGCGTTTTCTTCGGCAACATGTGGAAATGGCTGACCGGCCGCCGGGGCGCCCTTACCGCCTGCTATCCGGAAGAGATCCGCAGCGACTATTCGCCAGCCAACCGCGGCCGCCATCTTCTCACCCAGCGGGCCGGCGGCGGGGTGCAGTGCGTCTCGTGCCACATGTGTGCGACGGTCTGTCCGGCTTACGCCATCGAAATCCTCTCGGCCGCCAACCTCGACGATCCCATGCATCCCAAATCACCGGAGCGCTTCGAGATCGACTACTCCCGCTGCATCTTCTGCGGTTTCTGCGTGGAAGCCTGTCCGGAAGACGCCCTGCGCATGGCCGCCGAGGTGCCCGACTTCCCAGGCTTCGACCGGGATGACATGCGGGGTCGGCTGGACCTGCTGCTGCACTGGCGCCCGGCGAGCGACCCGGCCAAGGCCTACGCGGCGACGCCGGCGGCCACTCTGGAGGTGCATTCATGA